The Candidatus Lokiarchaeota archaeon genome window below encodes:
- the prf1 gene encoding peptide chain release factor 1, which yields MDPQRIKLKRKVEQLKQLKGRHSSFTTLYIPPEKSLVDVINFVKSELAGAENIKSKTNRKRVIDNLTAILNELSVIGEIPDNGMAFFFGIKREGGTEEEIREIVVPPAPISKFDYICGREFVLDELEEITKPKSLVVIVLIEGGKVAVGYLRGNHIELVREEDYYIIGKTRAGGQSAKRYQRIREEKMMEFFKHVGELLNNMLLDELENVDAIIVGGNTIRAQEFLEKSELDYRLREKVVDNIISVGLIDETGLQQAVKEASRVLHETEIYAARKAWDGFMEDLMKSRPTATYGEEEVLRALRNGRVETMMVLEDKTDLIDNVVDEVDNYGTELMIFSPESEAGAQLESFGGVAARLRW from the coding sequence ATGGATCCACAACGAATCAAGCTCAAACGGAAGGTTGAGCAGTTAAAACAACTGAAAGGTAGGCACAGCTCCTTCACGACCTTGTATATTCCGCCCGAGAAAAGCTTAGTCGACGTAATAAACTTCGTAAAGTCGGAACTTGCAGGAGCAGAGAATATCAAGAGCAAAACAAACAGAAAGCGCGTAATTGACAATCTTACAGCTATCTTGAATGAGCTGTCCGTGATAGGTGAGATTCCAGATAATGGCATGGCTTTCTTTTTTGGCATTAAGAGAGAAGGCGGTACCGAGGAGGAAATTCGTGAAATCGTTGTTCCACCTGCACCTATTTCAAAATTTGATTACATCTGTGGACGCGAGTTTGTTTTGGACGAGCTGGAGGAAATAACCAAACCAAAGAGCCTAGTTGTTATTGTTCTTATTGAAGGTGGAAAAGTTGCAGTCGGATATTTGCGGGGAAACCATATTGAGCTTGTCAGGGAAGAAGACTATTACATCATAGGAAAAACCCGAGCTGGTGGTCAAAGCGCAAAGCGATATCAGCGTATTCGAGAAGAGAAGATGATGGAGTTCTTCAAGCATGTAGGTGAACTTCTCAACAACATGCTGCTTGATGAACTCGAAAATGTTGATGCCATAATTGTAGGGGGCAACACTATTCGAGCTCAGGAGTTCCTAGAGAAGTCTGAACTTGATTATCGACTGAGAGAGAAAGTAGTTGACAATATCATCTCCGTTGGATTGATTGATGAGACTGGCTTGCAGCAAGCAGTGAAAGAGGCTTCCAGAGTTCTACATGAGACTGAAATCTATGCTGCACGCAAAGCTTGGGATGGTTTTATGGAAGATTTGATGAAAAGCCGTCCTACAGCCACCTATGGGGAAGAAGAAGTGCTTCGTGCTCTGCGAAATGGCCGGGTGGAAACGATGATGGTGCTGGAAGACAAAACAGATCTCATCGATAATGTGGTGGATGAGGTAGACAACTACGGAACAGAATTGATGATTTTCTCACCCGAAAGCGAGGCGGGAGCGCAGTTAGAATCATTCGGCGGCGTTGCCGCAAGGTTGCGATGGTAG